A window from Culex pipiens pallens isolate TS chromosome 3, TS_CPP_V2, whole genome shotgun sequence encodes these proteins:
- the LOC120423606 gene encoding survival of motor neuron-related-splicing factor 30, with translation MADDLQNYKLQLQQVEAALLTDPENSELLKLKTDLEEVIDLTKDLIRAQQEAEQKKNAYVEPASTSYFEGFSAAEKKQNKPTVIWKVGDKCSAKWIEDGQYYDATIEAITDNGDVSVVFDAYQNRSTTTISELRECKVRNEVFPSTSNKRMRPNQKEYLKKKKQKKQQRFKELEEERETEKNKWLQFSTKNSKKSGVKGKSIFASPENVNGRVGIGTCGVSGKPMTEFSHGEKYRKGV, from the exons ATGGCGGACGATCTTCAGAACTACAAGCTGCAGCTGCAACAG GTCGAAGCTGCACTGCTCACCGATCCCGAAAATTCCGAGCTGCTGAAGCTGAAAACGGACCTGGAAGAGGTAATCGATCTCACGAAGGACCTCATCCGGGCCCAACAGGAGGCCGAGCAGAAGAAGAACGCGTACGTCGAACCGGCCAGCACCAGCTACTTTGAGGGCTTTTCGGCGGCCgagaaaaagcaaaacaaacccACCGTCATCTGGAAGGTCGGCGACAAGTGCTCGGCCAAATGGATCGAGGATGGACA ATATTACGATGCCACAATCGAAGCAATAACGGACAACGGGGACGTGAGCGTGGTGTTCGATGCGTACCAGAACCGTAGCACAACGACAATTTCCGAATTACGAGAGTGCAAGGTGCGGAACGAAGTATTTCCCTCGACGAGCAATAA ACGCATGCGACCCAACCAGAAggagtacctcaagaagaagaaacaaaAGAAGCAGCAGCGGTTCAAGGAGCTCGAGGAGGAGCGGGAAACGGAGAAGAACAAATGGCTTCAATTTTCGACGAAAAATTCGAAAAAGTCCGGCGTCAAGGGCAAGAGCATATTCGCCTCGCCGGAGAATGTTAACGGAAGGGTCGGCATCGGGACCTGCGGGGTGTCTGGCAAGCCCATGACCGAGTTTAGTCACGGCGAAAAGTACCGCAAGGGAGTGTAG
- the LOC120423605 gene encoding peflin, giving the protein MAYQGGYPGQQYGGGGYGGGGYGGGYGAPPPQQPGVSPEIQNIFRNVDKDNSGKINSKELQAALINGRGDHFSDTACNLMIGMFDGDRSGTIDLLEFDKLYNYINQWLQLFKTYDRDASGHIEEAELSQALTQMGFRFSPQFIQFLIAKNDPVQRKEISVDQFIVTCVQIQRFTEAFRARDTEQKGVITIGFEDFLNLCLTTSP; this is encoded by the exons ATGGCTTATCAG GGCGGATATCCCGGCCAGCAGTACGGAGGAGGAGGTTACGGCGGAGGCGGTTACGGAGGTGGCTACGGTGCTCCTCCGCCGCAACAGCCCGGCGTGAGTCCCGAGATCCAGAACATATTCCGCAACGTGGACAAGGACAACTCTGGGAAGATAAACAGCAAGGAGCTACAGGCAGCGCTGATCAATGGCCGCGGGGACCACTTTTCCGACACGGCTTGCAATTTAATGATTG GAATGTTCGATGGAGACCGCAGTGGAACGATTGATCTtcttgagtttgataaattgtACAATTACATTAACCAATGGCTTCAGTTGTTCAAAACTTACGATCGGGACGCATCCGGTCACATCGAAGAAGCTGAACTTTCTCAGG CCCTCACTCAGATGGGATTCCGCTTTTCGCCGCAATTTATccagtttttgatcgcaaagaaCGATCCCGTCCAGCGGAAGGAGATCTCCGTCGATCAGTTCATCGTGACCTGTGTGCAGATTCAGCGCTTCACGGAGGCGTTCCGGGCGCGGGACACGGAGCAGAAGGGCGTCATTACGATCGGTTTCGAGGATTTCCTCAATCTTTGCTTGACCACGTCGCCGTAA